A window of the Plasmodium vivax chromosome 12, whole genome shotgun sequence genome harbors these coding sequences:
- a CDS encoding hypothetical protein (encoded by transcript PVX_082870A), with protein MSISLAFFLRISSCPLFRGRNLLIYSRREKLLGACAPVWQENDESQMGKKKKKIKNKISLCAVKTLPPPCRFPSCVSPKLPSFLVTIFWKYPPGSCWVHVCIFFSPFWGHFFAIFSNLDAILRVSHFCHSRAMRRNESTF; from the coding sequence ATGTCCATTTCgctcgcattttttttgcgtatttccagttgccccctttttcgaGGCAGAAATTTGCTCATATATTCGCGGCGCGAAAAATTGCTCGGTGCTTGCGCGCCCGTATGGCAAGAAAATGACGAGtcgcaaatggggaaaaaaaaaaaaaaaataaaaaataaaatctcACTTTGCGCAGTGAAAACTTTACCTCCCCCCTGTCGATTTCCATCCTGCGTTTCCCCAAAGTTGCCTTCGTTCTTGGTGACCATCTTTTGGAAATACCCCCCAGGCAGTTGTTGGGTACAcgtttgcatatttttttcacctttttgggggcactttttcgcaattttttccaacctGGATGCAATTCTCCGcgtttcccatttttgccattccCGAGCTATGCGGCGAAACGAGtcgacattttaa